In Anaerolineales bacterium, one DNA window encodes the following:
- a CDS encoding carboxylesterase codes for MIIPTAEPFFFPGNRTGCLLVHGFTGAPKEMRWMGEYLRDQGYTILGVRLAGHATRIEDMMHLQWQDWLASVEDGYHLLKGCVDEVFLIGLSMGGILSLLFSSQHPVSGVIAMSTPYELPDDPRLPFAKILAPIMPKVEKGPPDWRNPEAAKDHVEYPYFPVKGIIQLRDLLAEMRNSLPSIKAPALIIQSRQDTSAVPASAEKILAALGSSDKQVFWVENSGHVITREPDRFLVFAKADEFIKRVNGK; via the coding sequence ATGATCATCCCAACTGCAGAACCCTTCTTTTTTCCAGGCAACCGGACAGGTTGCTTGTTGGTCCATGGGTTTACTGGTGCTCCAAAAGAAATGCGCTGGATGGGAGAATACTTGCGTGACCAAGGCTATACTATCCTGGGGGTCCGATTAGCTGGTCACGCCACCCGCATCGAAGACATGATGCATTTGCAGTGGCAGGATTGGCTGGCATCTGTGGAAGATGGTTATCATCTCCTTAAAGGTTGCGTTGATGAGGTTTTTCTCATCGGTTTATCCATGGGCGGTATTCTTTCCCTCTTGTTTTCTTCACAACACCCGGTGTCGGGAGTAATTGCCATGTCGACGCCCTACGAGCTACCCGATGATCCGCGGTTACCATTCGCAAAAATACTTGCCCCGATAATGCCCAAGGTAGAAAAAGGTCCCCCTGACTGGCGCAACCCTGAAGCGGCTAAAGACCATGTGGAATACCCTTATTTCCCAGTCAAAGGTATCATCCAGTTGCGCGACCTGTTGGCCGAGATGCGGAATTCCCTCCCCAGCATTAAAGCACCCGCTCTCATCATCCAATCCCGGCAAGATACAAGCGCAGTCCCTGCCAGCGCCGAGAAGATTTTGGCTGCCCTGGGTAGCAGCGATAAACAGGTCTTTTGGGTGGAAAATAGCGGTCACGTGATTACACGCGAGCCTGACCGCTTCCTTGTCTTTGCAAAAGCTGATGAATTCATAAAACGAGTGAATGGTAAGTAA